A stretch of DNA from Brevibacillus ruminantium:
GTCCATGTAAGCCCACAACTCGCACAGCGCTGGCGATACACGGGAACGGATACCCAGACGGTCCCCCAAGAAGGAACGAAACGATGACGAAGAATACGCCGTCCAGGACGGGCATGGTTGGTACTGGCTCGGAGACAGATCGGACAAAGATAACAAGCAGAATTCGGTTCCAGAACAGCGATCCAATCCGTTTCCGTTGTTTTTTCCCAATGAGTGAGATGGAATGATGGAAGTCTGACAAAGTCTGTGCTAAAATCAAGGCACAACGCAGATTTCCTCCTTTTCAGTGGTTGTCTCGACAACTCCCACGATAGAGGAACATCTGCGTTTTTTCAATGTCTAGCACGGGTTATGGTGATGAATCAATTTTTTTGTATTGATCTTCGTCGACGAAGGCGCTGTTTCTGTATGCGCTTCCAACTCCTTCATGCGCTTGCGTACCTCTATGAAATCGAAGAACGTAGAAGCATAAGCCTCAAATTTGGGATTGGCAAAGTCAGTCAGCCCGAGAGAAGCGAGGTGAGAGAGTCCCTGATAAATCGCTCGGCGCACTCGCTGTTCGGCAGCTTTGACCTCTTTTTGCAGCTCGGCATCGCTGGCCTCTATCCCAAGCTTATGTCTGGCAACCCGGAGAAACGTTTCTTTTAAAGAAGGAAATTCATAATCGCCTGTGGCCATCTTCTCATCACCATGCAGATAGCCCAGCATTTCGAGCAAATCCTTGCTCCCGCTCTCGCCAATCATTCCCAGCTCGGTTAATAAAAACTTGCCCGGTGTCTGAATGGTTTTTTCGG
This window harbors:
- a CDS encoding response regulator, yielding MRYFITDDDQAVRSMLAQIIEDADLGEIAGEAEDGSQIDTDYLQLKKVDILLIDLLMPNRDGIETIRQLQDFDGRIVMISQIESKEMIAEAYSLGIEYYIIKPINRLEVLSVLQKVQERILLQRSIEGIQRSLSVLDGASPREQREQPFTEKTIQTPGKFLLTELGMIGESGSKDLLEMLGYLHGDEKMATGDYEFPSLKETFLRVARHKLGIEASDAELQKEVKAAEQRVRRAIYQGLSHLASLGLTDFANPKFEAYASTFFDFIEVRKRMKELEAHTETAPSSTKINTKKLIHHHNPC